Proteins co-encoded in one Thamnophis elegans isolate rThaEle1 chromosome 1, rThaEle1.pri, whole genome shotgun sequence genomic window:
- the VCPKMT gene encoding protein-lysine methyltransferase METTL21D → MPPPPPPQAAVVFERELPRRDGSGILRLTQRSAGGTGSVVWDAALVLARFLEKSAAQTGQGTEQSGGSPVGVLRHKAALELGAGTGLVGLVAASLGANVTVTDLEEVQDLLKVNIENNEHLVSGSIQAKVLKWGEDVTDFLPAPDFILMADCIYYKESLEPLVKTLRDLAGLDTFILCCYEERTVGQNPEVEKRYFELLQRDFELQKVPLGEHDEEYRSEDIHIFIMQKKK, encoded by the exons atgccgccgccgccgccgccgcaagCGGCGGTCGTCTTCGAACGGGAGCTGCCCCGGCGGGACGGCTCCGGGATCCTCCGGCTGACGCAGCGTTCAGCCGGTGGGACGGGCTCGGTGGTGTGGGACGCCGCGCTGGTGCTGGCCCGCTTCCTGGAGAAGAGCGCGGCGCAAACAGGGCAAGGCACGGAGCAGAGCGGCGGAAGCCCGGTGGGCGTTCTCCGCCACAAGGCCGCGCTCGAATTGGGCGCCGGCACCGGCCTCGTCGGCCTCGTGGCTGCCAGCCTCGG AGCAAATGTTACTGTTACTGATCTGGAGGAAGTTCAGGATTTATTAAAAGTGAACATTGAAAATAATGAACATCTTGTGTCAGGTTCTATTCAAGCCAAGGTACTGAAAtg GGGGGAGGATGTAACAGATTTTCTTCCTGCGCCTGATTTCATATTGATGGCAGACTGCATCTACTATAAAGAG TCACTGGAACCATTGGTTAAGACCCTGAGGGACTTGGCTGGCTTGGATACTTTCATCCTTTGTTGTTACGAAGAAAGGACTGTGGGACAAAACCCAGAAGTAGAGAAAAGATACTTTGAG CTTCTTCAGAGGGACTTTGAGTTGCAAAAGGTCCCCTTGGGTGAACATGATGAAGAATATCGGAGTGAAGACATTCATATCTTtatcatgcaaaagaaaaaatg A